One window of Quercus robur chromosome 5, dhQueRobu3.1, whole genome shotgun sequence genomic DNA carries:
- the LOC126728449 gene encoding zinc finger BED domain-containing protein RICESLEEPER 1-like, whose protein sequence is MVIIVTVDNAKPNDVTLDYLKNKLEVKDGCMLGGRFLHIRCAGHILNLIVQEGLKGIHNSIVKVRNVVQLNSTYLMLEAAKNFETAFDRMHEEDVEYSSYFMEVVGNEKQKHIGPPKGEDWVNVKMFCNFLRPFYKVTLRFSGSLFVTSNTYFCELVGIQNELHRLCGIDGDPLLKEMAQSMKEKYEKYWGDIENMNLMMFIAMVLDPRYKMKYLKYWFNKWYSKEKAEFALKLVKDALDELYAHYAKDIELSSARGNGQAINVGSSIESSASFPYDPWKIASHEFDEHIATEDDNECTTDVDKYLNEASEKKKNKEGFDILAWWKVNYTRYVILSEIT, encoded by the exons ATGGTGATAATTGTCACAGTTGATAATGCTAAACCCAATGATGTGACTCTTGATTATTTGAAGAATAAGTTGGAGGTGAAGGATGGTTGTATGTTGGGAGGCCGATTCTTGCACATAAGATGTGCTGGTCATATATTGAATCTCATTGTGCAAGAGGGATTGAAAGGCATTCATAACTCAATTGTTAAGGTGAGGAATGTAGTGCA ATTGAATTCCACATATCTTATGTTAGAGGCAGCCAAGAATTTTGAAACAGCCTTTGATAGGATGCATGAAGAGGATGTGGAATATAGTTCTTACTTTATGGAGGTAGTTGGAAATGAGAAACAGAAGCACATAGGTCCTCCCAAGGGTGAGGATTGGGTGAATGTCaaaatgttttgtaattttctccGGCCTTTTTATAAGGTAACTCTACGTTTTTCTGGATCTTTATTTGTCACTTCAAATACTTATTTTTGTGAGCTAGTGGGCATTCAAAATGAATTGCATAGATTGTGTGGCATTGATGGTGATCCTCTCTTAAAAGAAATGGCACAATCTATGAAGGAAAAATATGAGAAGTATTGGGGAGACattgaaaatatgaatttaatgatGTTTATTGCCATGGTTCTTGACCCAAGATATAAGATGAAATATTTGAAATATTGGTTTAATAAgtggtattcaaaagagaaGGCAGAGTTTGCTTTAAAATTGGTAAAGGATGCTTTAGATGAGTTGTATGCCCACTATGCAAAGGATATTGAATTATCAAGTGCTAGGGGCAATGGGCAGGCCATTAATGTTGGTTCTTCAATAGAATCAAGTGCTAGTTTTCCATATGATCCATGGAAGATTGCTTCACATGAGTTCGATGAACACATAGCTACAGAAGATGATAATGAATGCACTACTGATGTGGACAAATATCTTAATGAagctagtgaaaaaaaaaaaaataaggagggttttgatattttggcttGGTGGAAGGTGAATTATACTAGATATGTAATCCTTTCCGAGATAACATGA